In one window of Microplitis demolitor isolate Queensland-Clemson2020A chromosome 4, iyMicDemo2.1a, whole genome shotgun sequence DNA:
- the LOC103578766 gene encoding mucin-5AC: MILLMILISVFGLVRCLDQLPTTFEIESSINRTIEQVERMIDQNSKLPKLSRKQIVDILFNITTHDIESMEESVRKARSDYQRALMVVLPYNSKDAKNEDIKDLYTKPPMVQVIPDSGSMLPFSSIHEESPGSDPVFDNFINTRYVEEINNEFGSMQEGHGKADSEPERFSLISNWDIPASKLSESEKMNKSSNGKQKLDIVYSTGGTEKPTTIMFKTTSEPISSFRPTMPTTKSTVNVLTSDQWKYFAPPVTPKATTTSTTTTTTTTTTTTTTTQRPTTTTTKQPPVITTNESHKIWNWSKPEPFLPTVLSSSLTDGQVPSAVPPFKKLPQTTVKPEIVTFDMMDYEMMNDEPQPMVFVTPMSSTSTLKNKKKFSASFSTEMEDDSEAKTPVPMRKEVMTLLKSIGLDASETKSNKVENSNLASGQGIFSTNFEIPESDNILPSHMSALSSTGVDLPSITSQNTFEETPKDVRQGFNNLTPDVQWLFQRFGLEVLKEPEKPLTTTTKIPVLSTFRSWNNFKPLPTSHVQDESMRDFLAKFGLGVDNRNRKSMKFDKTLETSTSSVIEAVPDNMRGILANIGLIERKYVPEKVKVSARSNSDISSSKLHIFKPHEIQLNDQRQKIKINQLLDTVRLAQEGKAQVSDVRKAANELLETSKTLKEGPDPLNLEELMRMYSNDVRNEVKRQNNDENSSKSEGIPDTKEDSTSATTTTTTTTTTEMTTGARGTNSSEIPVDSELSADSVGTSSDSETKVVDSQTTTTTQLPPLTETSNIDDLEDSFGGVTESPDPALPAPRKTGLYFLLDWNSFLEVGEEDKDKVNLRFSPKVGDRTQFIPVVIP; this comes from the exons ATG ataTTACTAATGATTTTGATAAGCGTTTTCGGCCTAGTCCGATGCCTGGACCAACTGCCGACAACGTTTGAGATCGAGTCATCGATCAACCGGACTATTGAACAAGTAGAGCGGATGATAGATCAAAACTCGAAGCTGCCAAAATTATCACGAAAACAGATTGTTGATATTCTTTTCAATATAACAACCCATGACATTGAGTCGATGGAGGAATCAGTGAGAAAAGCGAGATCGGATTATCAACGTGCATTGATGGTCGTGTTGCCGTACAATTCGAAAGACGCTAAAAATGAAGACATAAAAGATTTGTACACAAAACCACCTATGGTTCAAGTGATTCCAGATTCTGGGAGTATGTTACCGTTTTCGTCAATTCATGAAGAGTCTCCTGGATCAGATCCGgtttttgacaattttatcaATACTAGGTATGTCGAGGAGATAAATAACGAATTTGGAAGTATGCAAGAGGGTCATGGGAAAGCTGATTCAGAACCGGAGAGATTCAGTTTGATTTCAAACTGGGATATTCCAGCAAGTAAACTGAGTGAATCagagaaaatgaataaatctTCAAATGGGAAGCAGAAACTGGATATTGTTTATAGCACAGGCGGAACTGAGAAGCCTACCACAATAATGTTTAAGACAACATCTGAACCAATAAGTTCTTTTAGACCGACGATGCCGACAACAAAGTCAACAGTTAATGTCCTGACATCAGATCAATGGAAATATTTCGCGCCTCCGGTTACACCTAAAGCTACAACTACTTCTACTACGactacaacaacaacaacaacaacaacaactacGACCACACAGAGACCTACGACGACAACCACAAAACAGCCACCGGTAATTACTACCAATGAATCTCATAAAATTTGGAATTGGAGTAAACCTGAACCTTTTCTTCCAACAGTACTGTCATCAAGTTTAACGGATGGACAAGTACCATCGGCAGTAcctccatttaaaaaattaccgcaGACAACAGTAAAGCCGGAAATAGTAACTTTTGATATGATGGATTACGAAATGATGAACGACGAACCACAACCGATGGTATTTGTCACGCCAATGTCATCGACATCAAcattgaagaataaaaaaaaattcagtgctTCATTTTCTACCGAGATGGAAGATGATTCTGAAGCCAAGACTCCAGTACCCATGAGAAAAGAAGTAATGACGCTATTAAAGTCAATTGGATTGGATGCAAgtgaaactaaatcaaataaagtagaaaattctaatttagCGTCAGGACAAGGAATTTTTTCAACCAATTTCGAGATTCCAGAGTCTGATAACATTTTACCGAGCCATATGTCTGCGTTGTCATCCACCGGAGTAGATTTACCCTCGATAACTAGCCAGAATACCTTTGAAGAGACTCCAAAGGACGTACGACAAGGATTTAACAATTTAACGCCAGATGTGCAGTGGCTATTTCAGCGATTTGGTCTCGAGGTTTTGAAAGAACCCGAGAAACCACTGACTACGACCACCAAGATCCCGGTTCTTTCAACATTTCGCAGTTGGAATAATTTCAAACCACTTCCCACGTCTCATGTGCAGGATGAGTCAATGCGAGATTTCCTCGCAAAATTTGGCCTCGGAGTCGACAATCGAAATCGCAAGTCAATGAAATTCGATAAAACTCTTGAAACCAGCACCTCTTCCGTCATAGAAGCCGTTCCCGATAACATGAGAGGTATTCTTGCCAACATAGGACTCATCGAACGCAAGTACGTGCCCGAGAAAGTAAAAGTATCCGCCAGAAGTAACTCCGACATTTCATCATCTAAATTACACATTTTCAAGCCTCACGAGATTCAATTAAATGACCAACGGcagaaaataaagataaatcaaCTTTTAGACACCGTTAGATTGGCTCAAGAAGGCAAAGCTCAGGTTTCAGATGTTCGTAAAGCCGCGAACGAGCTTTTAGAAACTTCTAAAACTCTCAAGGAAGGTCCAGATCCACTCAATTTGGAAGAACTCATGCGTATGTACAGCAATGACGTCAGAAATGAGGTCAAGAGGCAAAACAATGACGAAAACTCCTCCAAGTCCgaag GAATTCCGGATACTAAAGAGGATTCAACTTCTGCGACGACTACTactaccaccaccaccaccactgAAATGACGACAGGTGCTCGTGGAACCAACTCATCAGAAATTCCTGTAGACTCTGAATTATCTGCAGACTCTGTTGGTACCTCCAGCGATTCGGAAACAAAGGTGGTAGATTCACAGACCACGACGACAACTCAACTGCCACCGCTGACCGAAACCTCAAACATCGACGACCTCGAAGATTCATTCGGAGGAGTAACAGAGTCTCCGGATCCTGCGTTACCAGCGCCGAGAAAAACCGGTCTCTACTTCCTTCTCGACTGGAACAGCTTCTTGGAAGTCGGTGAAGAAGACAAAGATAAAGTTAACTTGAGGTTCTCACCTAAGGTCGGAGACAGAACACAGTTTATACCTGTAGTAATACCCTAA
- the LOC103578767 gene encoding organic solute transporter subunit alpha codes for MEEYLSVPEDTPIYDFLNLSCDRNSVPPTSEYLDRLGTFGTLFITIGSILTIATVSLTSHASYQIFLQAESKIYKRNCFMIIWLYPIASFCSLVALSMPRTQLLSEAITQMALTISMYRVYLLITEVGRRKVRETPMVLKVGPCCCWPCLPFPILQFNDANLSWLRIIILQFPIVQGMIYIIFLIMYMEDPIIYNTYNIFFQPLCVASILLALYGLNIAAMSLKQVNPEAKLQLKALVTQLVLFFSKLQASIIKLLPATGLFPCNPPITPQMYANFTYNALMLIEMLLLGYVATYMYGEHTSVTKSTTVNEPTLQTITTINLQAQMNKPPMATINTTHNGHNQHVQLPRNVA; via the exons atggaggaATATTTGAGTGTGCCAGAAGATACTCCGATCTACGATTTCTTGAACCTGTCGTGCGACCGAAATTCGGTGCCTCCAACATCCGAGTATCTGGACc GACTAGGAACATTTGGCACTCTTTTCATAACCATTGGGTCCATACTGACAATAGCTACAGTCTCATTAACATCACACGCTTCTTACCAAATATTTCTTCAAGCagaatcaaaaatatacaAGAGGAATTGCTTTATGATCATATGGCTTTATCCTATAGCCAGCTTCTGTAGTCTTGTTGCTCTTTCAATGCCAAG AACTCAATTACTGTCGGAGGCAATTACTCAGATGGCGCTGACAATATCAATGTATCGGGTGTATTTGCTCATCACCGAAGTTGGCCGGAGAAAAGTTCGCGAGACCCCAATGGTATTGAAAGTTGGACCGTGCTGTTGCTGGCCATGTCTGCCATTCCCCATTCTCCAGTTCAACGACGCCAATTTGTCTTGGCTTCGGATAATCATCCTTCAATTCCCCATTGTCCAG GGAAtgatatacataatttttttaataatgtatatGGAAGATCCGATTATTTATAACACGtacaacatttttttccaacCGCTCTGCGTCGCCAGCATCCTTCTCGCCCTCTACGGTCTCAATATTGCCGCGATGAGTCTCAAACAGGTGAACCCAG AGGCAAAGCTTCAGTTGAAGGCTCTTGTTACACAACTAgtactttttttctcaaaactcCAGGCgtctattattaaattgttaccAGCCACTGGACTCTTCCCCTGCAATCCGCCGATCACACCGCAGATGTATGCAAATT TTACCTACAACGCGCTGATGCTAATCGAGATGTTGCTTCTTGGGTACGTCGCAACCTACATGTATGGAGAGCATACGAGCGTCACTAAATCAACAACTGTTAACGAGCCAACCCTCCAAACAATTACAACAATCAATCTGCAGGCGCAGATGAACAAGCCTCCAATGGCCACAATCAACACCACTCATAATGGCCATAATCAACACGTACAACTCCCAAGAAACGttgcataa